The sequence AGTGAATATTTATAATTACCTGTCTTCTGGATGGTCGCTACGTCCTTGGTGACAGCGCTGGACACACTCATGCCCACACAGTTCTGGGCAAACACTCTGAAGCGGTACGAGTTGCCCATGATGAGGTCTGTGATGGTGGCAGTTAACCTGTGGTAGTTCTCCAGCACCGTGAACCATTCCTGCAACACCACACATGCTTGATCCTCCTCCAAAACACTTTTGCAATAGAGAAATCAATGTGAACCACAGGTTGACTGTATTTAATTAACGCCTGCAGCTTGAAGCAGTCTGATATGACTTGGACTTGCACGTGAGCCGCTTCCATACCCCGGTTTTCCTGTCGGCCTTCTGCACGGTGTATCCGGTGATCTCTGCGTTGCCATTATCTCTGGGCGGGGTCCATTCAAGAGCAGCGTTGAAACCCCAGACATCCACCAGCTTCGCACTGGATGGGGGGCTCGGCCGCTCTGGGGACACACCCAGAGCATGCATAAAAATCACAAGCGGCATGTTCCATTGAGGATGAAAGCTGTTTGCTCCAAAGGAATTACATCCACAGTCAACCGCATATATATGTCGCCACACATTTTAACGGCAGCAGCTGACGGCACGGTAACACACTCTAAGGTCAAAGGGCGTTGTTGTTAGAGACGTGCTATATGTTGGCTTTTACTTTACATTCCTGTCAGAGTAAAGTCAGGAATCTAAGCTGAGCATGCAAGCCTGAAATGAATGCGTCATTTACAGTCGAAGTTGCACGCGTTGCACTTGTTgagccatgtttgtttgtatgtaaaTATTGCATGACTCACCCACAAGCTGAAGGGTTAGAGTAGCTCTGTCTTCAAAGCTGTCGACTTTAACAGTCATCTCATAAACGCCGGAGTCCTCTCTTTGACCAGCACGGATAAACAGGATGCTGTCTTTGTCACTGTTCCTGATGCTGACCCTCTTTGTATCCAAAGGCTGTCCATCCTTCAGCCAGGACACCTCAGGTTTGGGCTTTCCCTtaggagtttaaaaaaacaaaaagagagagagagagagagagatgagaacGGATAAAAGACAAAGCAATGCACAATGTCTGTAAatatcatgtgtgtgtgtgtgtgtgtgtgctgacgcACAAGAAAGGGGACGACCAGGTTGATCTGCTCTTCAACCTGCATGACACAAAGAGATCTGAGGACGCGGGGCATGCGAATCCTGGGACGGTCTGAAAAACATGGAGCACATTCAggcatttctttgtttttgtctgcctcATCCTTTAACAATGAGGtctaatttgatttaatttctaACAAACTAGTCACAACTAGTAATGACTTGtgtttatatgtatttatatataaacaatttaaacattattacttggggaaaaaaataaaaattaaaagtcaTTAGTAGTTGCGACTCCAGTTTTTTGagagattaaataaaatgagaCTCCATTGATTTTAAACTACATTCAGTTTTTGAACAAATCAGAGACAAACAGATTGATGTCAGTATTTCTAACAACATTATCATGACACAATGTGTGAAATAACACCAGTCCTAGTAGTCTTGCAGAAGGCTACAAGCTGCAGAGGCAATCTAAGCATAGACAGCTCTTGTGTGAGGCAAGTAGAGCATCCAGCAGCTCTTGTCACATTCAGAAACACTTGGTGCAAAACGTACAAGAGGCGGGCCCCTGTAGACGCCCACACCAAGTGGACGCAGCTCCAGCGGTGAATGATATAAGCTAATGAGTTCATATTGCATCGTTCTCATTGTTCTAACATTCATCACCACTGAACCTTTGCGCAGGCTGGGATCCGACTGCTGGAACAATCCCTCTGCATGAGTCTGATGTCTGCCTCCAGATTTGGCTCACACGCTAATCCGTAATAATCAGCACACTTCCCAACAATGCCCAGAAGGGTTGCTTGCATTACAGCATTcagcagccagcagccccccctgCAAACAATCTATAATCAGCCTTTGTCTCTGGATAAAGTGTCTTTGTCAGACCCTTGTACATGCGGATTGGTGTCTGGCCAGGACAGTGTCAGCAAGCCATCAGTTAGCCCCATGCTTCCATTTATTCAGCTCACCAGCAGCTCTGGTTGCGTAACTGCATTTCTCCACTAaagtttcctgtttgttgtcAGCggtttgaattccaatcaggaaATACCATCAGAGCCAGTAAGCTGTTCCTCTGAAAGTGGATAACTGGGGCCCGGGCACACCAGCGCAATTCAGGTCTAAACTGCACAGCAACGGCTGAAGGCACAATAATTCTAAATTCAATTCAGAGAACTTCATGATGCCCTTTAATGATCTCACGGCAAGGATGAGGGGGTACCTTTTAGCAGCATAACGGTTAGAACTGTGGGTTCAAACCCCAGTATTCCCAGCATGGCCGTTCCGTGTAGCGTTTGCATATTCTCTCGGTGTCTGGGAGGGTTTTCTCCAGGTATTCTGTTTTTTCCCGCCATCGCAAATATATGTATCTTAAGAATGAAATAATGTTGGCCCATAGTGGCGACCTGCTCAGGACCAGTTCTCCAGACTAACCTCGTAATTGTGTTGTACAATTGataatgataaaataaagcttcttattggttttctttttttttttttttttgcactacaAGCCTAAAATCCTCTACCTACCAAGAACATCACGGATCGGTACAGGCTCGGCGAGTGTACCGGGTTCACTGCGGCCACCGGGGTTTACCGCCGCCACGCGAACGAGTAGCAGAACTCCGGCCGTCAGGTTGGTGATGCAGTAATGGTTGTCTGGGGTCAGCGCCTCTTGAGCTGCTACCCAGTCtgatgctgcagagaaacaagGCTTGTTGTTTTTAGTGCAATTTGATTCTAAAGTATCACATCATATCATGGTAGAACCCTTTTCTCTGTACGTTTTGTCTAGTACACATTctcttttaaaatgcaaaacatcCCATAATGGGACATGTTAAGTGGTTTATTGTGTTTAAAACAACTGGGCCACGTAACGAGAACTCTTGGTTGTCATGATCATGTCAGAAGGCACGCTGCCATTTGAGCCAATTAGCAAGTCTAAAAGTGGTGTCTGCGGTGACAGCCGGTGAAATAAACCTGGACCCAGCTAAGAGTCCATCCGCCGTCTGACAATCTGAGGACAGGtgcagcctcacacacacacacacacacacacacacacacacacacacacacaccgtgactCACTTCCATCTTTGCAGTACTCCACTGTGTATCCATCCAGGCCAGAGTCTCCGATCGTTTCCGGGGCCTTCCACCTAACGGTGAGGCTGGAGCCATTCACGTCTTCCACAGACACATCCAGAGGGGCGCTGGTGGGGACTGACGGAGGTTCAAACGGGGCAATTTAAATTAGGGCTGAAGTGGATGACGCTTAGATGAAAATTCCACATTAAACGGAATAGATCATATAtgctttgaaaaataattagcTGCAGAGATTAGTTGATCGAATTtgacaatttctttttttttttctgacaggtGGGTGGAAATGATGCCAGTACCTGCATGAGGTGGGGGCATGGGGGCCTTTGGTGGTTCTTCAACTACGGCAACTTCTGCTGGTGCGGCTATCACCAAACATGCAACAGGTTAATTAATTTTCTAGAATCAAACAAACAGCAATTAGAACAATAAAACCGCATGATGATGAGTGGTTTCCATATCATGACATGGAAATCTGCCAGAGCAACATTGTATCAGGAGGATCAAAACATTTTTCCCATTGGTCCTCAGAGCTGGAGGAAAGCTATAAAGCTGTAGAGTGTTTATTGTCATCATTGTATCCAGGCTATTTTGCAGCTGGGTAGCAATTTTGTTGAATGGCcgttttttttctctgtacCGTCTGTTGGAGCATCTCCAGAAAGAGCATCTGCAACAGGGGCATCTGCAGCAGGGGCATCTCCAGAAGGAGCATCTGCAGCAGGAGCatctgcagcaggagcagcagctagCATTAAATGCCATTGGGAAAGCCAGGCTACCAGTTACAAACACAATGACATGAGTAATTCTAGAAATCAGTCAGTGTTGAGATCACTGATCGTGCAGTGAGACTCCCAAGAAGCAAGCAGCAGGATGGAGCAGAGAGGTTAACGGTTTCTGTAATCACAACAACATCATTCTGACTTTAACACGGCGTTAAAGAGCATTTAATCAGGCATTGGCAAACTGTGCCTGCCAGAACAATGAGAAATCATCTGAGGAGGACAGTGACATCTCGGTTCCCTGCCAGGTAATGATGAGCCTCATAAATCCCACTGAGAAACCATGAGATTGGTTTCTCAAATGCGGCAGCGTAAGATAAAACCTTAGTAGTGAAGCTAGATCATCTTTCAAGGAATAATGGCTGGTGTTAACTTGGCATTGGTGATGCAATGTTTCTTCTTAAATGGGACAAAAGAAAACGAAAACCGAGAAGACACCTGCAATCTGTCATTAGGCAGTCATAAACAACAAGTTTAATGTTCtgaatttaatattatttagaAAGGTACAGTTTGCCGTGCGATTTAACTATATTCTGTTATACTGACAGGTGTTTCTATTCATGTAAGCTTAgcaacataaatataaatataaaaaattatatatatatataaaaaacaccATTATGATCAAATGATAGGCCATATCTACATCCAAAGCTAAATTAGAAACATTAGAAGTTAACTTCACAAAGGTAATCGAGGATTTAAGAGAGTTGgtttctatctttccctgctacacctgtaaagtgagatACATTTCTATTATGATCCGGcgccatataaataaaaataatttgagcTGGTAATGTGGATCTGTGTTGTctaattatattattacactTGTCAGTTACACTCTACACCTGGAACGATCCTAACATAGACTTGATTTTGGAGGGATTCCTTCAGAACCTGTACCTGGAGCGCTTCCTTCTGCACCGGCGGTCCCCTCTGCTGGAGGGGCGGGGGCGGAGGCTGGGACTCCCTCGGCAGCAGCAGGTGCCGCCTCAGCGGGAGCGGGTTGAAGCTCCAGGGTGGGCTCGGGCGCCTTCACGGCAGCCTTCTTAGCTGGGGGCTTCTTGATGGGAGCGGGTTTTCCAGGCATCGTACTGACCCACAACTGGTCGTCCGTCAAGGACACGAAAGACTTTAGGTGATTTATAGAGGGTCGGCGGACATAAAGTTAACCCCACCCATTCTCTGGCTCCACCCCTCCCATGATCATAACCAAGAGAAACAGCTGAGACAAGCAGTGATGTAAAGAATGGCATGACTTTATTGTGTCCATTACTCAATGTTAGACATATGGGATTTGATGTGGTTACAGAGACATGCCACACGGCCATTATTACCCTCCCCCCTTTGAAGCTAAGTGCTCTTGCCTACTGGAGGAAGACAATAAAACCACAGAGGATGCCCATTTTCTGCATACAGGGGGCCACGCCTTCCCTTAGATCAATCCACAGAGGAGTGATTGTTGTCGCAGATGCACAGATTATTTACAGTGTTTACAAGAATGACATCATGtacaaaagagaaagaaacctTTACAAATATTTCCATATGAAAACCCAAATGTCTGATTCTTAAAACAATGTGAAAATAGGAAGATATCGAGTCATTAAAAAACCCATCCCGTGATAAGGGTAAGCGTGGTAGGTCCAATGAAAGAAAAGTTTGGGAAATGCTGCAAGGATACGTGCATCCGGGCCAACATTTGTTCTTGCACTGCTCCGAACTCTTCGTCAACTCAATGGGGATGCCGACCTTTTCACACTTTAAGTTGTGCTATACAAGCAGCCTGTTCCGTCGTACACATTCTCATCTATTGCAGAGTTAACTGACTGAACTAATAGCTTGTCGCCAATGATTATGAGTCACAGGTCCAAACCGATGGCCCGTTCTCCCGTTCCCCACCTGAATCTTTGCGTCAACATTAAAAGTGGCATCAGAGTAGggtgagaggaagaaaaatggTGTTCCCTCCAAAATCGAGGCCTCCGAGTGGTCGGTTTCGAGCAGCTCAAAAGCAGCTTCAGGCACAAACAGACTTAGGCATCAAGTCTCTACTTTTCAGCACCTCGCTGTGGAATAGCAGAGCAACATCTGGATAGAATATAGCCGTTTGAGGTACTTCAGGGTCGAGGGGCACATTGTTGAGAGGTTGGAAAATATACATACAGTTCCACTTTAGGCTCCATTCCTTAACTGCAAGAGGAGTCGAGCTGCGAGCAATAAATACTCTCTGTTGATGCAGTACAATACATTATGTGCAAACGAATGAAGGGAACGTAACAGTAGAAATGATTTTAAAGGTTTTTATGCCTAGCGCTCTCTCACACAATGACTCTTAAAACAATGTGAAAGGAAAATTGATTCCTACAGTTGTTttggggggaagaaaaaaatactatCAAAAATATTAAGGGCAAATATAATTAGCAAGGAAACCTTTGTACAGATTTGTATCTCTTGATGGCAGTTTTACTGAAGTCCTCCACTTTCCCCTTACAGGATGATGAATGTGAATCTCCTGTTATTTGACAATGGCATGTTAGGTATGCATGGGTGGAAGTTGCTGCACACAGTCAGCATTGTGACGATGACTCAGTATAAAACGCTATAAAATCAAGGTTTCAAAGTTGTATCCTCGTCTAGCACAAGAGGAGTTTGTGTTTGAAAACTGATAGCTAATTACAGAACATGTGTAAGTGTAGCCAGCCAGAAACAGTGGGTCATATtggcaccttttttttctgtgattaCAATGCAGGTTATATATATCAGTATATAACTGGAGCAAACCAGCAGCAACGGAATCCACCAATGACAGGGTTTCTTTAGTTTGTCGCCCAGTTCGTTATTCACTCATGCAAGTTCCTCTCAGAGCTTCACAACAACTTCAATCCATGATTGATGTGGttgaacagacagaaacacattcaAGTCTATTCTCACAGTTGTGAtatagactgtgtgtgtgtgttctattaTGTGCTGAGCACCTCATAAATTATTCATGCTCACCAGGAGCAAATTGAGTGAGGAAAAGGTAGATGCTGCCATCTAGAGGAATAAATAATGAGCTGCATTTTTTGACCAAAACGGTGACGAACACAGAGCTGCATAAGATTCAGTTGCCCCCAAGTAGAAAATAAAGTGCATATTTTTGCTGTTGTCGAGTTACGATCCTACTTTTGGAGAAATGAGAGCTACTTCTGAGCTTAGCGTCTTTGTGAACTGAAGCGTGCACCCCTCAACGAAAACCAGAAGGCTTAAGCACCAATAGTTATGgttgcagcaaaaaaaagaaaaaagaatgggTCTTGATCTTTAGGATTATAGGTTAATATTTTGCATCATATTATTCGGGCTATCATGCACGCACAGCAACCCATTTGGAGCAAATTGAAGATAGAGAAGGGACAAGTCTTTTCCTGACATGATTGCCACAGCTTCCTATGAAAGCAGGCTGTCTTTCCAATATCCCGATGGCAGGGCCGAGCAAACCTTTTGTCCATAATCGCTCTATCGCTGCAGATCGTTTCATTTTTGTATCTGCTCACTGAGCACACAGTAACGTTAATTATCGGGTCTTTTCATTTGCATTGGGTCTGCACCTGCTGCGTCAGCCGTAATAAAGAGTTCGCAGTCGGACAGCTTGACTGACAGATCCTGCTATTCTCAGAGTGAAGCCTGCAGGGTGGGATCCAGGCAGCCTTCCCGTTCTGGAGACTCGATGTAGTTGGCAGATTCCTGCAGCTTTAGCAGCATGGCCATCTGGATagcaggaggagaaacaggaaggcaTAAATGAGTTTAACTGCAGATGAGAAAGCGTTAGAATGCTGCTTAATTAATTCCCAGACACCAAAGGAAGATCTTGGCATTGACTACAGTGTCCaaaaaaagacatcaaacagaaacaaacgatacaaatatacattttaattgatAAACTGAAATTAGCTTGTTTATTGTCGATGTATTTGCTTTTttgctaatttttttttgtttgggttTGAATGAGACTTTACTCTTGTTTTATAAATACCGCTACTTATTTGGGTTTTAGATTTATTTGAAAACATAAGAAGAAGAACGCTTTAATTTTGTCATTGAAATGTCGGCCACGACAACGAACACATCAGTGAAATTTCATAGATTTGAACAAAActcttttgtattttattttgtaaatctTGATTACAGCTTGACACCCATACATCCCGTCGCTGTCTTCCTCCATGCTCACCAGTGGGTCTGACTCCAATGTGCTGGGAGGAGAGCTTTCTTTGGGCGGTTTCTTCTCTTCATTGAGTGGACCTATGGTGGGGGGAGGAAGGTGAAAGAGCCTGGACTGGTCCTGCTGTGCGTCGGGCCAAGGGAGAGTCCCTCTCACCCACTCCACTGGGTCCTCCCACACCGCCTTCTGACCATGCACCTGAGAGAACAAATGCAAagagaaacatatttttgtcACGAAGAGGCAAAGACACAAACGTCTTTGCTGTCACAGTTGATGTTGGTGGAAGTGAACACACCTTGATGCCGTCCTTGGAGCCCTCCTGCAGGTACGGAATGATGGAATGGTTCCACAAGTCAATAAACCACTGCCTGAACTCTGCTACTGATACCGGACATGACAGGAAGAAGCAGGGACCTGAGGGAGGCAAAGCATCACCGTTGACTGATTTACTACTTATCGTCCCTGTGTTCGCTGACCCCGCATTTACTATCTCTCACCTATGAGGAAGTCTGAAGTACTGTGCTTTTCCAGGAATGTGTGGAGGTGGTACCACAGCTGGGGCACCCAATCTAGCACACGAAGGAGACCCTGGTGGCGTGCCGAGTCCTGCTCCCGTTCCTGGTACGCTTCCACAGCTTTGCGATGCAAGTACCTCAGCAGGAACCCGTTAGCTGGCTCCACGTTGTTGGAGAATGTCACCATCCTAAggtgatataaaaaaaatacattttgttttactcaGTGCACTCAGA is a genomic window of Brachionichthys hirsutus isolate HB-005 chromosome 2, CSIRO-AGI_Bhir_v1, whole genome shotgun sequence containing:
- the mybpha gene encoding myosin binding protein Ha — its product is MPGKPAPIKKPPAKKAAVKAPEPTLELQPAPAEAAPAAAEGVPASAPAPPAEGTAGAEGSAPAWLSQWHLMLAAAPAADAPAADAPSGDAPAADAPVADALSGDAPTDAAPAEVAVVEEPPKAPMPPPHAVPTSAPLDVSVEDVNGSSLTVRWKAPETIGDSGLDGYTVEYCKDGTSDWVAAQEALTPDNHYCITNLTAGVLLLVRVAAVNPGGRSEPGTLAEPVPIRDVLDRPRIRMPRVLRSLCVMQVEEQINLVVPFLGKPKPEVSWLKDGQPLDTKRVSIRNSDKDSILFIRAGQREDSGVYEMTVKVDSFEDRATLTLQLVERPSPPSSAKLVDVWGFNAALEWTPPRDNGNAEITGYTVQKADRKTGEWFTVLENYHRLTATITDLIMGNSYRFRVFAQNCVGMSVSSAVTKDVATIQKTGIIYKPPEYLERSFSEAPRFTTPLCDRAATVGYTTKLLCSVRGYPRPKIEWLKNQMIIGDDPQFRQISNQGICSLEIRKPGCFDGGLFTCRAKNAEGEATVTCKLKVKQIVVPESDKHKGK